From the genome of Corallococcus macrosporus DSM 14697:
CTCACCGGCCTCGGGGAGCACCTTCCGGCACGGCCGCCACACCGTCACCGTCACCGCCACGGATGCGGCGGGCAATGAAGCCCGCTGCACCTTCCAGGTCACCGTCCAGGCAACGGTCATCTCCATCGCCGGAGGCGGCTGCCAGGCCTCGGGCGGTGGCGCCGCCTCCTCCCTGGCCCTGCTGGTGGTTCTGGCCTGGTGGCGCGGCCAGCGTCGCCGCTCGCGGACACGGGCTCGGAGCTGGGCGCTGGCGGCGCTCATCGCCTCCATCGCGCCCAATGCCCTGGCACAAAGCACCACGGGCGCCATCGCCCCCATCGACCTGGAGCGGCTTCGCTTCACCCCCGCGGCCACGGACTCCCTGCTCGTGGACACCGGACACGTACTCCCCGAGGGCGCCTACCGGTTGACGCTCATGGCCGGCTACGAGCGCGGCATCCTGCTGCTCAAGGGCAGTGATGGCCAGGAGCGCTCCATCATCGACTACCGCGTCTCCGGCTGGCTCGCGGGCGCCTGGTCTCCCGTGGACAACCTGGAGCTGTCCGCGCGGCTGCCCGTCATCATCCACCAGGGCGGCAACGGCGCGGACACGCTGGTGGGCGTCTCCGCCCCGGCGTCCTTCGGGCTCGGCACGCCAGAGCTGGGCGCGCGCTATGCGCTGCTGCGGCGCGACGAAGGCGCGCCGGTGTTCCTCAGCCTGGGCCTGGACGTAGGCACCCCGGGCGGCACCGCGGATGCGTTCGGCCGGCAGGCGGGCTGGGCGGGCCTCCAGGTCGCGCCCCGGGTGGCGGTGAGCCGCGAGCTGGGCCCCGTCGTCCTCGGCGCCAGCGCGGGCGTGCGCATCCGCTCCACGGAGAACGAGCCCGGCCGCGACTACGGCACGGAGCTGGAGCAGGGCCTCGTGGTGGCCACGCGTGGCAAGGGCCTGCGCGCCGAAATCGCGCTGCAAGCCGCTGAATCGCTGGTGGAGCCGGACCTCGCGCTGGAGCTGCTGGGCGGCGTGCGGCTGCCAGTGGGCGGCGGCTTCGAGGCCTACGCCATCGCCGGCCATGGCTTCACGGACATCCCGGGCACGCCGTCCATCCGCGCGGCCGCGGGCATCGCCTGGGCCCACGAGCCGCCCGCCCGCGAGGACGTGTGCCGGAGCGGACGCAGCCACACGCCGGAGCAGTGCCCCGCGCTGGATGACGACGGCGACACCGTCCCCAACGGGCAGGACCGCTGCCCGCTCGAGGCCGGCCCGCCGGAGAACGACGGCTGCCCGGACACCGACTCGGACGGCGACGGCGTCGTGGACCGCGAGGACGCCTGCCCGAACGAGGCTGGCTCCGCCGAGAACAAGGGCTGCCCGGACACCGACTCGGACGGCGACGGCGTCGTGGACCGCGAGGACGCCTGCCCGAACGAGGCTGGCTCCGCCGAGAACAAGGGCTGCCCGGACACCGACTCGGATGGTGACGGCGTCGTGGACCGCGAGGACGCTTGCCCGAACGAAGCCGGCGTCGCCGCCCACCGTGGCTGCCCCGAGCCCAAGCCGGAGCCCACGCCCCAGGCCCCCGCCACCGAAGCGCCGACGCGGCTGCCCACCGAGCACCACGTCCAGTTCCCGGTGGGCCAGTCGACGCTCTCCGACGAGGAACTGCGGAACCTGGACGCTGTCGCGGACTACCTGAAGGCCAACCCAGGCGTGTCCCTGCGCATCGAAGGGCACACGGACAGCACCGGCCCCGACGAGCTCAACCGCACGTTGAGCCAGGAGCGCGCGGACGCGGTGCGCACGCACCTCATCCAGCGCGGTGTCGCGCCCTCGCGGCTGACGGCGAAGGGCTACGGGCCGGACCGCCCCCTCACCACCAACGACACGCCCGAGGGCCGCGGCACGAACCGCCGCGTGGAGTTCGTCACCGAGCCCGGAGGCGCGTCACCGGCGCGCTGAGCCCCCGCGCCAGGCTCGCGGGCCGGGTTTGGCGCGTTCGTTCAAGCCCGCCCGCCCCTGCGCTCCTACCCTGGTGATGAAGCTGTCACCAGGAGGAGCGACATGGGAGCAACCCCTTCGATTCGGACGCCAGCGTTTCGCGCTGGCAGTCCCCTGACGCGGCGCCTCGCCCAGCTCGCGCTCGCATGCCTCGCGGGCGCACTGGGCTGCGCCACCGCGCCGACGCACCAGGTCATCTTTCCTTCCGCGGAGCGCCCCTCCGCGGAGGCGCATCCCCCCGGGAGCGTCCTCATGGTCCTCTCGGCCGCGTCGGAGCAGCAGCTCGCGGATGGGAGCACGCGTCAGACGGGCGTCTTCCTGAACGAGTTCTATGAGCCCTACCGAGCGCTCATCGACGCGGGCTACGACGTGGTGGTCGCCACACCCCAGGGCCGTGCACCGGCGTTCGACCCCGAGGGCATGGACCCTTCGTATTGGAAGGAGCACCCCGAGGCGCTCGCCGAAGCCCAGGCGCTCGTCACGCAGCTCCCCCAATTGCGCACACCGCTGAACCTGTCCGAGGTCCGCGCGCGCGCGGACGACTTCCAGGCGCTGCTCATTCCAGGAGGACAGGGTGTCATGGTGGACCTGCTCGATGACGCGGACCTGCACGGCCTGCTCATCCACTTCGGAGCCTCGGACCGTCCCGTGGGGCTCGTCTGTCATGCCCCGGCGCTCCTCACGCGGATGCCAGCGCAGCAGAACCCCTTCGCGGGCCGGAGCGTCACCTCGGTCTCCGGCTTCGAGGAGTGGTACATCGAGACCTTCGTCATGGACGCACGCGCCAAGGTTCGCGGGATTGGAGACCAGCTCGACGACGCCGGCTACCGCCATGAGACGGCGCTCCCGGGCCGCTCCCACGCCATGCGGGATTGCAACCTGGTGACCAGCCAGAATCCATTCTCGGGTGCCGACTTCAACGCGCACTTCCTCGCCGCGCTGAGCGACTGGCGCAACGCGGGCCGCTGCGCCGCGGACACCGACGAGCCACCGCGCGCCTCGCGCTGACCCGGAGCCGCCAACCATGGGCGTGGACCAAGGCAGCATGACGAGCCCGTCCCTGAACGCCCTGCTGAAGGCGGCCGTCGCGCGGACCTACCCGGAGATTCCGACCGAGGGGCGCGACAAGGTCACCGTCCTCCAGGCCGTCATGGATGCCCATGGCTGGCGCCCCGTGCTGGAGCTCGGCCGCGAGCTGCGGGCCCTCGCGTCCCATCCCGTCCTCCGGGCGCTCGTCGCGGGGCCCACGCCCCGGCACGCCGTGGAGCGGTGGACCACCCTGGAGCGCTTCCTCCACTCCCGCCACCGCACGCAACTGCTCTCCCACGACCTGGCCCGCGCTCGGATGACGTTGCGACATGTCGCCATCGACGGCGGGACGATTCTCACCATCAACGACCTGTTCATCTGGGGGGTGCTCGTCGCGCTCCTGGAGACCGCGGGCGTCACAGAGCTCTCCGTCACGCTCGACGCCGGAGGCGAAGCGCCCATGGCCATCCATGGCCCCGCCCGGGTGGACGACACGCGGCGCCTGCCCGCCACCACGAACGTGGCGACGTTCCACTGGAGGCCTGGGAGGCCCCTCCGCATCCAGGCGCCCGCCACGCCGCGCGAGGACGCCCCCCGCGAGGTCCGCGAGCGGCTCGAACAGGTGATGCGGGAGGACCTGCTGCACCCCTGGACGCTCGAGGAGACCGCGCAGCGGCTCGCCCTGTCCCGCCGAGGACTCCAGCGCGCCTTGCAGCAGGAAGGGACCACCTTCTCGCAAACCCTTCAACGCGCCCGCGTCGGCGCCGCACACGCGCTGCTGGCGGACGCGCGCCTGACGCTCACGGACGTCGCCTTCTGCACCGGGTTCTCCGACCAGGCCCACTTCACGAGGACGTTCCGCAAGTACAACGACGTCCCGCCCTCCGCGCTGCGCGAGCTCGTGCTCACCCGTCCGCGCCGCTGACGCGCCACGGCGAGCAAGGCACTCACGGCGAGGCGGCAGAATGAATTCCCAGGCGGGAATCAACATTTTCATCTAAAGTGGGAAATTCAATAATTGCCTAGAATACAGTTCAATCCAAAACTATAACGCCCCGCTGAGTTCACAGAGGGGCGTCCATGGGTACGGCGAAAAGCAAGCAGCCATTCGAACTGCCAGACTTCTACGTTCCCTGGCCGGCGCGCTTGAACCCCCACCTCGAAGGCGCCCGGGTGCACTCCAAGGCATGGGCGCGCGAGCTGGGAATCATTGGCCGCCCGAAGGATGGCAGCGCTCCGGAAATCTGGAGCGAGGCGAAGTTCGATGCCATGGACTACGCCCTGCTCTGTGCCTACACCCACCCGGAGACACCGGGCCCGGAGCTGGACCTCATCACGGACTGGTACGTCTGGGTCTTCTACTTCGACGACCACTTCCTGGAGCTCTTCAAGCGCTCCCAGGACATGGTGGGCGCGAAGGCCTACCTGGACCGGCTGCCGTTGTTCATGCCGCTGGACCCGGCGGCCACGCCACCGCCGCCCACCAACCCCGTCGAGGCCGGGCTGTTGGACTTGTGGAACCGCACCGTCCCCAGCCGCTCCATGGCGTGGCGGCGCCGGTTCTTCGAGCACACCAAGCACCTGCTGGACGAGTCGAGCTGGGAGCTGAACAACATCAGCGACAGCCGCGTCTCCAACCCCGTTGAATACATCGAGATGCGGCGCAAGGTGGGCGGGGCGCCCTGGTCCGCCAACCTGGTGGAGCACGCCGTCTTCGCCGAGGTCCCCGACCGCATCGCCGCCAGCCGCCCGATGCGCGTGCTGAAGGACACGTTCTCCGACGCGGTCCACCTGCGCAATGACCTGTTCTCCTACGAGCGGGAGATTCTGGAGGAAGGTGAGCTCTCCAACGGCGTCCTGGTGGTGGAGAAGTTCCTGGACATCTCCCCGCCGCGCGCCGCGCACCTCGTCAACGAGCTGCTCACCTCGCGCCTCCAGCAGTTCGAGAACACCGTCTTCACGGAGCTGCCGCCGCTCTTCGCCGAGTTCGGGCTGAACCCGGTGGAGCAGGCGCAGGTGCTCACCTACGTCCGCGGGCTTCAGGACTGGCAGTCCGGCGGCCACGAGTGGCACATGCGCTCCAGCCGCTACATGAACAAGGGCTCGGGCGGCGCGGGCGGCTTCTTCCTGGGCCCCAACGGCCTGGGGACCTCCGCGGCGCGGCTGCCGCGGTCGCCCACGGCCCTGGGGCTCACCCGCCTCAAGAACTTCTCCCACGTGCCCTACCAGCCCGTGGGCCCGGTGAAGCTGCCGAAGTTCTACATGCCGTACTCCACGAAGCCGAGCCCCCACCTGGACGCGGCGCGGCGGGAGTCCAAGGCGTGGGCGCGGCGCATGGGCATGCTGGAGGTGCTGCCTGGCGTCCCCGGCGGCTACATCTGGGATGACCACAAGTTCGACGTGGCCGACGTGGCGCTCTGCGGCGCGTTGATTCACCCCCACGCCACCGCGGCGCAGCTCGAGCTGTCCGCCTGCTGGCTCGTCTGGGGCACCTACGCGGACGACTACTTCCCCGCCTTCTACGGGCACACCAGGGACATGGCCGGCGCCAAGGTGTTCAACGCCCGGCTGGCGCTGTTCGTGCCGGAGGACGCCAGCGCGGAGGTCCCGCCCCCCACCAACCCGGTGGAGAAGGGCCTGGCGGACCTGTGGGCCCGCACCACGGAGGGCGTGACGCCCGACTCGCGGCG
Proteins encoded in this window:
- a CDS encoding type 1 glutamine amidotransferase domain-containing protein, with amino-acid sequence MVLSAASEQQLADGSTRQTGVFLNEFYEPYRALIDAGYDVVVATPQGRAPAFDPEGMDPSYWKEHPEALAEAQALVTQLPQLRTPLNLSEVRARADDFQALLIPGGQGVMVDLLDDADLHGLLIHFGASDRPVGLVCHAPALLTRMPAQQNPFAGRSVTSVSGFEEWYIETFVMDARAKVRGIGDQLDDAGYRHETALPGRSHAMRDCNLVTSQNPFSGADFNAHFLAALSDWRNAGRCAADTDEPPRASR
- a CDS encoding helix-turn-helix transcriptional regulator, with translation MTSPSLNALLKAAVARTYPEIPTEGRDKVTVLQAVMDAHGWRPVLELGRELRALASHPVLRALVAGPTPRHAVERWTTLERFLHSRHRTQLLSHDLARARMTLRHVAIDGGTILTINDLFIWGVLVALLETAGVTELSVTLDAGGEAPMAIHGPARVDDTRRLPATTNVATFHWRPGRPLRIQAPATPREDAPREVRERLEQVMREDLLHPWTLEETAQRLALSRRGLQRALQQEGTTFSQTLQRARVGAAHALLADARLTLTDVAFCTGFSDQAHFTRTFRKYNDVPPSALRELVLTRPRR
- a CDS encoding family 2 encapsulin nanocompartment cargo protein terpene cyclase, which produces MGTAKSKQPFELPDFYVPWPARLNPHLEGARVHSKAWARELGIIGRPKDGSAPEIWSEAKFDAMDYALLCAYTHPETPGPELDLITDWYVWVFYFDDHFLELFKRSQDMVGAKAYLDRLPLFMPLDPAATPPPPTNPVEAGLLDLWNRTVPSRSMAWRRRFFEHTKHLLDESSWELNNISDSRVSNPVEYIEMRRKVGGAPWSANLVEHAVFAEVPDRIAASRPMRVLKDTFSDAVHLRNDLFSYEREILEEGELSNGVLVVEKFLDISPPRAAHLVNELLTSRLQQFENTVFTELPPLFAEFGLNPVEQAQVLTYVRGLQDWQSGGHEWHMRSSRYMNKGSGGAGGFFLGPNGLGTSAARLPRSPTALGLTRLKNFSHVPYQPVGPVKLPKFYMPYSTKPSPHLDAARRESKAWARRMGMLEVLPGVPGGYIWDDHKFDVADVALCGALIHPHATAAQLELSACWLVWGTYADDYFPAFYGHTRDMAGAKVFNARLALFVPEDASAEVPPPTNPVEKGLADLWARTTEGVTPDSRRLFRKAILDMTESWLWELANQIQNRIPDPIDYVEMRRQTFGSDLTMSLSRLAHGDALPPEIFHTRPIRSLEGAAADYACLTNDVFSYQKEIEFEGELNNGVLVVQRFLDLDPARAVSVVNDLMTARMQQFEYIIANELEPLTRNFNLDGQAKEKLRQYVQKLQQWMSGVLIWHQTVDRYKEPELRASRKLAPRLSSGPTGLGTSAARIASLFSNLRSGA